Proteins co-encoded in one Cytophaga hutchinsonii ATCC 33406 genomic window:
- a CDS encoding Cof-type HAD-IIB family hydrolase has product MKYKMLVLDMDDTLLTDEHRISDKNKEALRKAQELGVYVVLASGRPTPAMVHYAVELNLAHYDSYILSYNGAVIMRMKDNSILFEQSLTKEEIHRLYDFSVSHKVHIITYINGQIISETSSPYIDIEKQITGMPFEKVASFKDAVTTSAIKCILLEEPAYLKQVEAWLKAEMPDKSVATSKPYFLEVTHHGIDKAESLKRLAAKLNIKQEEIIAVGNAGNDLSMVEYAGLGVWVDNVTPELRDKADVIVASNNNHGVAEVVERFIL; this is encoded by the coding sequence ATGAAATACAAAATGCTTGTCCTGGATATGGACGACACCCTGTTAACAGACGAACATCGCATTTCAGATAAAAATAAGGAGGCATTGCGCAAAGCACAGGAACTGGGCGTGTATGTAGTATTAGCTTCCGGCCGCCCCACTCCTGCCATGGTTCATTATGCCGTTGAACTTAACCTGGCACATTACGACTCTTATATTCTTTCTTATAACGGCGCGGTGATTATGCGCATGAAAGACAATAGTATTCTGTTTGAACAAAGCTTAACCAAAGAAGAGATCCATCGCTTATACGATTTTAGTGTATCCCACAAGGTACACATCATAACGTATATCAACGGACAGATTATCAGCGAAACTTCTTCCCCTTATATTGATATCGAAAAACAAATCACCGGCATGCCGTTTGAAAAAGTAGCAAGCTTTAAAGACGCGGTAACAACCTCTGCGATCAAATGTATCCTGCTGGAAGAGCCTGCTTATTTAAAACAGGTGGAAGCATGGTTAAAAGCAGAAATGCCGGACAAAAGCGTAGCAACTTCCAAACCGTATTTTTTAGAAGTAACACACCACGGCATTGATAAGGCTGAAAGCTTAAAGAGACTGGCAGCCAAACTGAACATTAAACAGGAAGAGATCATTGCGGTAGGAAATGCCGGCAACGACCTGTCAATGGTTGAATATGCAGGCCTGGGGGTGTGGGTAGACAATGTAACACCCGAATTGCGGGATAAGGCGGATGTGATCGTAGCATCCAATAACAACCACGGTGTCGCAGAGGTTGTTGAACGTTTTATCCTGTAG
- a CDS encoding class I SAM-dependent methyltransferase, producing the protein MSNDKEIIKRAVERHDIDSSIFQGRYVNFTQGKYTDEFIYGRYQMFEEIDRILSSLPKGAKVLDLGCGTGHFSTYIKTLCYEVTGLDPSTKMLDYARQNFPEITFVEGYSNALPFEDNTFDLIISIEVLRYLDTKIVLESYEEIYRTLKPNGKMFITHVNTLATEGYYIFYHLKKLAHSFKGKEYHSAYFTSANKEERTLKKIGFKNISCIGRMFATVRTGYKFGKTIGKTYAKLLEKFNPKQRFEKSHFKNFTGHLIVIAEK; encoded by the coding sequence ATGAGCAACGATAAGGAAATTATCAAACGTGCTGTTGAACGTCACGATATCGACAGCAGTATTTTTCAGGGCAGGTATGTAAACTTTACACAGGGTAAATATACGGATGAGTTTATTTACGGGCGTTACCAGATGTTTGAAGAGATTGACAGAATCCTTTCCAGCTTGCCCAAAGGGGCTAAAGTCCTTGACCTGGGTTGCGGAACAGGGCATTTCTCCACATACATCAAAACACTCTGCTATGAAGTAACAGGTCTTGACCCGTCTACAAAAATGCTGGATTACGCACGTCAGAATTTTCCCGAAATCACCTTTGTTGAAGGTTATTCCAATGCACTTCCGTTTGAAGACAATACCTTCGACCTGATCATCAGCATTGAAGTATTACGTTACCTCGATACTAAAATTGTACTGGAATCATACGAAGAAATATACCGGACATTAAAACCAAACGGTAAAATGTTTATCACCCATGTAAACACGCTTGCAACAGAAGGATATTACATATTTTACCATTTAAAAAAACTGGCACATTCCTTTAAAGGAAAAGAATACCACAGTGCTTATTTTACCTCTGCCAATAAAGAAGAACGCACACTGAAAAAAATAGGCTTTAAAAACATTTCCTGCATTGGACGTATGTTCGCGACAGTGCGTACCGGTTATAAGTTCGGAAAGACAATTGGAAAAACATACGCAAAGCTGTTGGAAAAATTCAATCCGAAACAGCGTTTTGAAAAAAGTCATTTCAAAAACTTCACCGGCCATCTGATTGTCATTGCAGAGAAATAG
- a CDS encoding polysaccharide deacetylase family protein yields MNGAFVISLDFELYWGVRDSKSLEHYKENILGVWEAMPRLLNLFSEFNIKATFATVGLLTFDSKEALIAAIPEQLPHYTHDAYNWYPDYLTQVGSSEKEDKLHFAPSLIQQIHDAGVHEICTHTFTHYYTLEEGAGIVSFKADLEAAKKRAHAMGIPMNTIIFPRNQYNSEYLNVCKEAGFIGFRGTEDSWLYKPLSRTKESSWRRLLRLIDSYWNISGVHCYDWNEIKDPSGLYNIPASRFLRPYPGKKLRFLERLRLKRITNAMTYAAMNGKIFHLWWHPHNFGKDIQKNITFLRAILEHQHTLYKVYGFESRTMNKCYSIINNYEQR; encoded by the coding sequence TTGAACGGAGCATTTGTCATATCGCTGGATTTTGAATTGTATTGGGGGGTACGGGATTCAAAATCACTCGAACACTACAAGGAAAATATCCTGGGTGTTTGGGAGGCTATGCCGCGTTTACTGAATCTGTTCAGCGAGTTTAACATTAAAGCTACTTTTGCAACGGTTGGCCTGCTGACTTTTGACAGCAAGGAAGCCCTGATCGCAGCCATCCCTGAGCAGCTGCCTCATTATACGCATGATGCCTATAACTGGTATCCGGATTATTTAACGCAGGTTGGCTCTTCTGAAAAAGAAGATAAGCTACACTTCGCTCCTTCTCTGATTCAGCAAATACATGATGCCGGTGTACACGAGATCTGCACCCATACCTTCACCCATTATTATACCCTGGAAGAAGGTGCCGGCATAGTGAGTTTTAAAGCCGATCTGGAAGCGGCCAAAAAACGCGCACATGCCATGGGTATCCCCATGAATACAATCATCTTTCCAAGAAATCAATATAACAGCGAATATCTGAACGTGTGTAAAGAAGCGGGCTTCATTGGCTTTAGAGGTACAGAAGACAGCTGGCTATACAAACCGCTGAGCCGAACAAAAGAAAGCAGCTGGCGGAGACTACTGCGTCTGATTGATTCCTACTGGAACATCAGCGGTGTGCATTGTTATGATTGGAATGAAATAAAAGACCCCAGTGGCTTGTATAACATTCCTGCGAGCAGGTTTCTACGTCCTTACCCGGGCAAAAAACTACGCTTCCTGGAACGGCTGCGCTTAAAACGTATTACCAATGCGATGACCTATGCTGCAATGAACGGGAAAATTTTTCATTTGTGGTGGCATCCGCATAACTTTGGCAAAGACATTCAGAAAAACATAACTTTTCTGCGTGCTATTTTAGAACACCAGCATACACTGTATAAAGTATATGGGTTTGAATCGCGCACGATGAATAAATGTTATTCGATAATAAATAACTATGAGCAACGATAA
- a CDS encoding NADP-dependent isocitrate dehydrogenase, translated as MSGKIKVANPVVELDGDEMTRIIWKFIKDKLILPYLDLDIKYYDLGMENRDATNDQVTIDSAEAIKKYSVGIKCATITPDEQRVEEFKLKQMWKSPNGTIRNILDGTVFREPIVCTNVPRLVPNWTAPIVVGRHAFGDQYKATDFVVPGKGKLTIKFEGEDGKVIEHEVYQFKGPGVAMGMYNTEESIRGFAYSCFNMALSKKWPLYLSTKNTILKKYDGRFKDIFEEIYQKDYKSKFEAAGIVYEHRLIDDMVASALKWNGNFVWACKNYDGDVQSDTVAQGFGSLGLMTSVLVTPDGSTMEAEAAHGTVTRHYRDHQAGKPTSTNPIASIFAWTRGLEFRGKKDGNQELVNFCQTLEKVCVATVESGKMTKDLAVCIHGNKVKHGEHYLYTEEFLAAIDDNLKIALKK; from the coding sequence ATGAGCGGAAAAATTAAAGTAGCTAACCCGGTTGTTGAACTGGATGGCGATGAAATGACACGAATTATCTGGAAATTTATTAAAGATAAATTGATCCTTCCTTACCTGGATTTAGATATCAAGTATTATGACTTGGGTATGGAAAACCGCGATGCTACAAACGATCAGGTTACAATTGATTCTGCAGAAGCAATTAAAAAATACAGCGTTGGTATCAAGTGTGCTACTATTACACCGGATGAACAACGTGTTGAAGAATTTAAACTTAAACAAATGTGGAAGTCTCCAAACGGTACCATCCGTAACATCTTAGATGGTACTGTTTTCCGTGAGCCGATCGTTTGTACAAACGTACCACGCTTAGTTCCTAACTGGACTGCTCCTATTGTTGTTGGCCGTCACGCATTTGGTGATCAGTACAAAGCAACGGATTTCGTTGTACCGGGCAAAGGTAAATTAACCATCAAATTTGAAGGTGAAGACGGAAAAGTAATTGAGCACGAAGTGTATCAGTTCAAAGGTCCGGGTGTTGCAATGGGCATGTACAATACAGAAGAGTCAATCAGAGGTTTTGCGTATTCTTGTTTCAACATGGCCTTAAGCAAAAAATGGCCCTTATACTTATCTACTAAAAACACCATTTTAAAGAAATACGATGGTCGCTTCAAAGATATTTTTGAAGAGATCTACCAGAAAGATTACAAATCCAAGTTTGAAGCTGCGGGTATTGTTTACGAACACCGTTTGATTGATGACATGGTTGCTTCTGCATTAAAGTGGAACGGTAACTTTGTCTGGGCTTGTAAAAACTATGACGGAGACGTTCAATCAGATACGGTTGCTCAAGGTTTCGGTTCATTAGGTTTAATGACATCAGTATTGGTTACGCCAGACGGTTCTACAATGGAAGCAGAAGCGGCACACGGTACAGTAACGCGTCACTACAGAGATCACCAGGCAGGTAAACCAACGTCTACAAACCCGATCGCGTCTATCTTCGCATGGACAAGAGGTTTGGAATTCCGCGGTAAAAAAGATGGTAACCAGGAATTGGTTAACTTCTGCCAGACACTTGAAAAAGTTTGCGTTGCAACCGTTGAAAGTGGTAAAATGACAAAAGATTTAGCTGTTTGTATCCATGGCAACAAAGTGAAACATGGCGAACACTATTTATATACAGAAGAATTTTTAGCTGCAATTGATGACAATTTGAAAATTGCATTAAAGAAGTAA